The Arabidopsis thaliana chromosome 5, partial sequence genomic interval tatcGTAAATACGTACATTTATAAGTACTAAAATGACAATTTCgtaaaattttagtaaaaatgactttttcaaaagattttgatgaaaacggcaaaatcaacaataatccttttatagaaaatatttgttttatatctaCTATTTTTAAGTTACATTGACattctataattttttaaaagttatcacacgaaatattttacatatgagGTGAAACTATTTATGGCTTAGCAGTTAGAAAACAATGTTCCATAGGAGTCAATAATTAGGCTTCTTCCTTTCTAAAACAAATGTAGTTAGTATGGAAGATAGAATTTACATAATTCTCTCTATGCTTTTTTATACAAGTTTggaactatatattttatacaagtttaaaatatatagtttggtAATATACAAGATTTACAGATAAATATACAAACTGTACCTAGATATTGTGGAATACAAATTTAGAGAGACAATTTAGGCGATAATACTAGTTCTaatattagaagaaaaaaaattgaatgaaaagTCATGTCATCACATGGTAGTTGCCTTTTTGTGAAATTGCAGATGAAGGGCCACAATGTTAGATGAACATGAAACACTTATCTTGACCTTCATCAACCCCATCTTTGGGAACTTTTCGTTTCCTCCATTTAACTATTCAAATCTCCtccaattattcaaaaaatttagtaCCCATTTATTTATCCACTCTATAGGAATTATActgtaaaattttcaataactaAGCATATGTATATTTGTGATCCATTCTAGtcataatcattttctttttttttggatagtTGAGGCATAAAAAGTTGGGGTTTTGGTAAAACAAATCCTAAGAGAAatctatttttgtaattttaccCTCTACTTCTAAAATATGCAgaataatcataaaaaaacaaaaataatacgcaatatattccttatacatatattgtaaacGTATTCACGATCacatacattttaaaaaatctaaattaaagAAGAGTTGAACTCTTTGTCTCGAGGGCTTCGATTTGATATAAtacttctcaatttttttaaaacttgacGAAATCTGACAATAgcaaaaaatgttatattgcGTAGTATTTTTCACTTTGTAAAATTATTCTATATTTTCTGAAAGTAGAAATGGACGATTTCAAGACTTATTTTCCACAAAATCCTAAAAAGTTACGAATCTTGAAACTTGTGTATCATTTGAACTATACACAATAACTAACTAACCATGATTGAAAACGTTGTGAAATAATTCAATCCCGCCATTACCTTCGTATAATGATTGGTAATAGTCTCGACTgatgatatgtatatatacgGCTTGGAAATCtgtaataaaaaatgatttcgaAGTTTTGTGGTTTAAGGGCATTCAATCTATCGCTTTCTTCTCCCGTGACATCATTGTCGAGGTTTATTGCTGCTCTCcgtcgctctctctctcttgtggTCCATTGGCCTATTTAAATCTCTCTTATCACattctcaatttctttatatttgaAGTGTATTCAAAACCCCAAAACActtttctcattctcttctctattttcttcttgctctctagtttttctttcttcttggtcGTTTCCTTTCAGCATAAAAACcttataaaatcataaaagcTTACACCTACTTGCCACATAGACATAGCCGATCTCATTATATCTCTATTTCTATTTCTCAATAGAACTTGTTTGAGCTAGTGTGAGAGAagtaaagaaagagagaagaatccaCAACTTAGTTAGGGTCTTTTCTTGCCACATTGTTGAACATGTCGAACAGAAGATCAAGGCAATCTTCAAGTGCTCCAAGGATCTCCGATAATCAAATGATTGACCTCGTATCTAAGCTCCGTCAAATTTTGCCGGAGATTGGTCAACGACGTCGTTCTGATAAGGTATCACGCataatatatgcatatattcaTTTATAACGACCATTTAACATTATCCATCGTGTAAACCTAtccaaaaaaggaaagaacaaaagttttgtaaaaagAAGAGTGGACactaaaatcaaacaagaaagaaaaaagaagtcGGAACTTTTGACTCCGGACATTAAGGAACATATATACCAATATTCACAACCTTTTTCTTCCATATTTACATAAGAGATTACATCAAAATCATCAGCTTGCATGCATCTGCAAACGCATAAAAGCGCATGCATTGGttcaaaaaacatatattataatgattatgattttatttcgtttttgttgttgaaggcATCAGCCTCGAAAGTATTGCAAGAGACATGCAATTACATACGAAATTTGAACAGAGAAGTTGACAATCTGAGCGAGCGTTTGTCTCAGCTTCTCGAATCTGTCGATGAAGATAGCCCTGAAGCCGCCGTTATTAGAAGCCTACTCATgtaatcttttttgttcttttgtttgtttttgacaagCCTATCCATGTAATCTTAAATGATCGCtctataataattatatttttaacataatcGTCTTATTATGTAAAATTCAAAGAGATGGGCTTGATCTTTAATGACATACGAATTTCATAGGGTTAATTCCATAGTCAAAAGTCTCCGACATATATGTGTGTAGCAGAACTGCACGAGCATTGCCTTAGCAGGTGcattattaaaataaaccAGTGGGATGAAATTTGGTGGAGaagaatctttctttttttctccctaacaaagaaaaaaaaaacagagattgtGATGTCTGAACTCGATTGTGTCAGTCAAGGACAGTAAAATTGCGAGAGGACATTGTTAGTTGCgagcatttaattttatacggaataaaaaaagttatttggCACATTGTTTTTGAGGTAACAAATCATCTAAACCTCAAAATAGagataaaaagcaaaaatagaaatagaagacaaaatcaaataaactcTTAGCCATTTTGGAGGGGAAAAGAAACCCCATCTTAACTGTCACAAAAACGTTTATACACATCTAAAGGAAAGTTTTGCCTTTTAGGACGTCCAcacaaagaaattaaataaaaatcaacgTTATAGTTTTATTTGATATCTCATAATTCTACATGCATgtagtttaaagtttaaacacACGTATACGCATATTGATATACATGCACCCATGTACATACATTTAGACAAGTTTGGTCCTTTCAAGGCGTAGGAGACTGGTCAAATCTATCACTCCTAATTTTAAGCCATATAGCTATACCGGTTTGGTCCTTTCAGGGTTTAGGAGACTGGTCAAATCCGACTCCTAATTTTAAGCCATATAGCTATAAAAATAATCACAAGAAGAATTACATGAAAAAGGAGAGCATTCAGAGACTAGCTTTGTTACACTCTTCCACCTAAAAcgatcttaatttttttttcttgttacatAGATACAATTTTCAGGTCTTGTACcctttttgaattattattgtaAAATTTTGAGATATACTAAATAGAATAATTAAATAGCGGAAACGATTTAAACAATAGAGCAATAACGAAACGACACAATATTTAACAAGGTATCGGTTGGTTCTCTTTCAAACCAACCACTAGTCCTCGGCTGCAACAAAAGTTTATTAGATCACTTCAAGAAGTAAAAGATATACTTAGAATTTCTACAGTAAATTCAAATACATCTGTATCTAAGAACATGAACTAAGGTTAACAAGTAAACTCATTTTACTTCCCTTTAATCATGTATGAATTCTTCTTGGAGAAGTCTTTCCAAGGTGATCTCTCCCCAAACTCCACAGCGACACAAGTTTCACACAAACTTATCAAACACTctgttttctatttctctgttttaacaGCAATCTTTTGTATCTTGAAAATTGGAGATGATGCTTGCAACACGTTGTCCTTATCCACCACAAAAGcagagtatatatatgaatatgactCTTACAGAGAGCATCAAGGAAACAATTTGGATAAAAAGATTGCTATAATAATTGGTTCTTTGCAATCAAAATATGAAGTGAACTGTGACAGTCCAAGAGCTATATATGTTTGTCTAAAAATATGAAACGGGAACATATAGAAGTTGAGCTACACTTCATAAGGGATATGACCAAGATTGGTACTCTCTGGTCAATCCTACTGACATATTGTGTAAGGACAAAGTTGTGTAATGACATCAGAAGCAGGTAAATGAATATTAGATGTAACCGTTTGTCGAGGTGGAGATTTGTTGATTATTTCAACCAAAGACTCAAGAAGCTTAGAGAGTGAAGCTTTGGTTATGGAGGTTTTAGCTAAGTTAGTGTAAACGTCATTAagttatgttttctttatagtAAAACAGgctaaaacaatataaaatacaaattacaGTACtctgttatgtttttttttttttaatcaatttccAAGATACTTCCTACACGGGGAAACAACTTTTAGAATCTTTCTCCCATAAATAAAGTTCCTTGCGAAACACGTCGTTGGACTACCGAGGTCCAATGGCCGAATAGGTTACTTCTGCCACAGTCCAAGATTCTTCGTTTCGCTTCTTTCGTGACGAGGAGGAACCAGTCTCAAGTTGACTTTTACGGACTAAATAACCAGGCGGTCCAGGCGGAGCGATCTCTATTGTGTCGCTTGCGAACATGACAGAGATTGATAGCATCGTGGGCCTATCCTCAGCACATTCTTGAACACACAAGAGACCAATCTGTATGTATCTTTTAACTTGGTGTTGTTGAAATGTTGATGAATCAAGGATAATTTGATCTATGATTTCGAGCCCTTTACCTTCCTTCCAATTCCTCCATATCTATTCATCATAAACAAAGCTTTAAGCGTTTATATCAAtcacaataaaaaatataaaaaaaagacgaaAATGCTTTGGATGATTATTACACTTACATATGTAATAAGACTTTCGTCGTTCTCCGAGTATCTATAAAAGTCTCTGTTTTTAACCCCAAATATAATCTCAAGAAGCAAGACTCCGAAGCTGAAAACATCTGACTTTGTTGAATAAATCCCTTCCTCCGCGTATTCCGGAGACATATAGCCGCTTTGTCAAGCAACAAGAAACACAATTGTGAGGTTTTGTAAAGTGTTTGCTTTATTTTCAAATGTAACGATGATAGTTTGTTTGCTTACTAAGTTCCGACGATCTTTGTTGTGTTAGCTGCTGTCGCACGCTTGTCGAAGAGTTTACTCATCCCAAAATCTGATATCTTCGGAACCATATCTTGGTCAAGTAAGACGTTGCTCGGTTTTAGGTCTCTATGGACAATAGGACGCCGCGAATCTTGGTGAAGATATAAAAGTCCCCGAGAGATTCCATTAATTATTTGGACCCTCTTCTCCCAGTTTAGCTTAGAGCTTTGGTTTTTGTCTAAGAAAATGTCACAACCAAAATCACATTAGTTTCTTTTCAATAACTCTTAATACAACTACTTAAACTGTGAGGCACTAACCGAATATATACTTATCGAGGCTGAGTTTTCCAAGTActcatatattaaaatcatcTCACCGATCATATGGACTCTCCGATCATTCGTGATAAACCATGGAtaatttttggagattttaatgaaattttggATATGGATGAGCACTCTCGAATGGAAGATCACCCAGCAGTTACCTCCGGTATGCGAGATTTTCAGTCTTTGGTGAACTACTGCTCATTCTCAGACTTGGCATCTCACGGGCCCTTTTTACTTGGTGCAATAAGAGAGATAATGACCCAATTTGGAAAAAACTGGATAGAGTTATGGTGAATGAGGCTTGGAAGATGGTCTACCCACAAtcttataatgtttttgaagCGGGAGGGTGTTCTGACCATTTACGGTGTCGTAtcaattttaaatatgaaCTCTGGTGCACAAGTGAGAGGAAATAAGCCTTTTAAGTTTGTGAATGCTGTGGCCGATATGGAGGAGTTTAAACCTTTGGTGGAAAATTTTTGGACAGAAACAGAGCCTATACACATGTCCACGTCGTCCCTGTTCCGGTTCACTAAGAAGCTCAAGGCTCTTAAACCAAAACTTCGAGGCTTGGCGAAGGAAAAAATGGGCAATTTGGTGAAAAGGACGAGAGAAACCTATCTCAGTCTTTGTCAGGCGCAACAGAGTAATTCACAAAATCCATCTCAAAGAGCTATGGAAATAGAATCGGAAGCTTATGATCGTTGGGACAGGATAGCTAGCATTGAAGAGAAGTATCTTAAGCAGGTATCAAAGTTTCATTGGTTAAAGGTTGGggataaaaacaataaaactttCCATCGCGCAGCAACCGCTAGAGCAGCTCAAAACTCTATTCGCGAAATTCAGAAGGAAGATGGTAGTACTGCCACAACTAAAGATGATATCAAGAACGAGGCTGAAAGGTTTTTTCGAGAATTTCTTCAGCTAATCCCGAATGATTATGAGGGAATAGCAGTGGAGAAATTAACATCTCTATTGCCTTATCGTTGTTCCACAGCGGAAAAGGATATGCTCACTGCAACAGTTTCAGCAGAAGAGATAAGGGGAGCCTTATTCTCAATGCCAAATGATAAATCTCCGGGTCCGGACGGTTACACTTCTGAATTCTACAAGCAGGCATGGGATATAATTGGTGCAGAATTTGTTTTGGCagtcaaatcattttttgaaaagGGTTTTCTACCAAAGGGTGTTAATACTACCATTCTAGCTCTCATCCCAAAGAAACTGGAGGCGAAAGAAATGAAAGACTATCGACCGATATCGTGCTGCAACGTCATTTATAAAGTCATCTCAAAAATCATTGCAAATAGATTGAAACATGTTCTCCCGAATTTCATCGCGGGAAACCAATCTGCATTTGTAAAAGACCGGCTCCTAATTGAGAATCTGCTATTAGCCACAGAGTTAGTAAAGGACTATCACAAGGACACAATTTCGGGTCGATGTGCTATTAAAATCGACATTTCGAAGGCTTTTGATTCTGTTCAGTGGTCATTTCTTAAAAACGTTTTGTTGGCTTTGGACTTTCCACCGGAGTTTGTTCATTGGGTTATGCTTTGTGTTACTACGGCTTCTTTTTCGGTGCAAGTCAATGGAGAATTGGCAGGCTATTTTCAAAGTTCAAGAGGTCTACGTCAGGGTTGCTCTCTTTCCCCTTATCTATTTGTTATAAGCATGGATGTTCTATCAAAAATGCTTGATCAAGCAACAGAAGCAAAGCAAATTGGCTACCACCCGCGGTGTAAAAGTATTGGTCTGTCCCACTTGAGCTTTGCTGATGATCTCATGATCCTTTCGGACGGAAAAGTTCGATCTATAGAGGGTATTGTGAAAGTTTTTGACGTTTTTGCTAAAAGTTCAGGTTTAAAAATTAGTATGGAGAAGACAACCATATATCTAGCGGGAACTTCAGAAGTGTCTCACCAATGGATCAAAGACCGGTTCAGTTTTGATGTAGGGACTCTACCGGTGAGGTATTTGGGACTCCCTCTAGTAACCAAATGCCTAACGGCTGCAGATTACTTACCTCTTATAGAACAGCTTAAAAAGAAGATTGGGTCATGGACAGCTAGATTTCTTTCCTACGCCGGTCGCTTAAACTTGATAAGCTCGGTCCTATGGAGCATTTGTAACTTTTGGCTTGCTGCGTTCCGGCTCCCGCGAAAATGTATCAGAGAAATCGATAAGTTATGTTCTGCTTTCCTCTGGTCTGGTCCGGATTTAAATTCTCACAAAGCTAAGGTAGCTTGGGACGATGTTTGTAAGCCGAAGAAAGAAGGTGGACTCGGTTTAAGGTCTATAAAGGAGGCGAATGATGTGAGTTGTTTAAAGCTGATATGGAGGATACTCTCTCGAGGAGATTCTTTGTGGGTAAAATGGGTTGAGACTTATCTTTTAAAGAAGGAAAGTTTTTGGTCTATCAAAGAATCGACAAGCAAAGGTTCATGGATGTGGAGAAAACTTATCAAGTTTAGGGATATGGTGAAGTAGTTTTGcaaaaaagaagtaaacaaTGGCCGCAACACTTTTTTGTGGTATGATGACTGGTCTACCTTATGCAGGCTGGTTGAAATTGCTGGAGATAGAGGGACAATAGATATGGGGATCAGTAGAAAGATGACTCTTGAGGAGGCATGGAATGGTAGACGTCAAAGACGACACATGGATAATGTTCTCTATCAGATGGAGGAGGCTCTTGAACTCACACGACAACGTAGAAATGGAAATGATGACGTTACTCTTTGGAAAGGCAAAAATGATGACTACCGCCATTGTTTCTCGACGAAGGAAACGTGGAACAATACAAGAACAATGGGCATCGAGGTCCCTTGGCATAAGGGGGTCTGGTTCACTCTCTCAACACcgaagttttctttttgtgtttggcTTGCAGTTTATGATAGGCTCTCCACAGGAGATAAAATGCTTCTTTGGAACAGAGGATTGCAGGGGACATGTCTTCTCTGCAGAAATGCAACTGAATCAAGagatcatttatttttctcttgcaGTTTCAGCTCAGAAGTTTGGGAAATGTCAGCAAAAAGCATCTACAAGTCAAGCTACTCTACGGATTGGCGACACCTACTCACAAAGATTCAAGGAAACTGGAAAGATCGAGTAGAAAGTTTTATTGCACGGTATATCTTTCAAGCTTCAGTCTATGCAATATGGCGTGAGCGCAATGGGAGGAAGCATGAGCGCAACCCGAATCAAGCAGCTCAACTTGTTCGATGGATAGATAAGCAAACACGTGATCAACTTTCAGCAATCAAACTTATGGGTGATAGAAGATATGACCAAGGCTTTCAGTTTTGGTTAAACTCTAGTAGTTAACTTGTAAAGTATAGCTTTACGCTTAGTCTCTTAAACACCATGATACACTCGTTGTACAACcgacattttttcttttgagtataatttaacattttattcaaaaaaaaaaaaaaaaaaaaaaatcatctcaCCGCCCTCAAAACAGTATCCCAGGAGTTGGACGAGGTTTACGTGTTGGACACTGGCGTTCAGACTCAACTCATTCTTAAATTCATCGATACCTTGAGTTGACATCTTCAACAGTCTTTTCACAACGATTTCTTGTCCGCCAAGTAACCTTCCCtgttatatgtatattatataaattacaCGGAATTTACTGAACTAGTACattttatgtgtatatatatgctaatGTACCTTATAAACAATTCCAAAACCACCTTGACCGATTTTATTTGAATCTGAAAAACCTTGGGTGGCCACTATAACAGTTTCAAGTGTCATTTCCTCACAATGTAATTCTCCTGATATAGtcattagaagaaaagaatagtTACTCAAGTGTTCATATGTAAATTTGACAATACTTTAAAACCTATCGCTTATGTGTTCATATGATTATATGAATTCTTTCAAATGTAATCGTTGAataacctctctctcttttttgaaTGTAATAGAAATAAGTCATAGgtttaaacaaatacaaaaaaaaaaaccacatactttctattgttttggtttggtgttACAACAACACCCCAACCTCCCtcgattttttattttgaccaaaaatctGCTTTACATATCAATTAGCACCCCACTGTACAATTCAAACAATATCTACTAGAGCCTCAACATGGtcacaaaatgaaaaattagtaaacccaaaaaataaaaagggaaaCTGAGTTTTGTATATTGACTCACTCACAACACACATGACATCTGATCAATCCATTCTCATTACAATATGGACATCTTTGAAATCCATACTCTGTAActccttcgtcttcttcttcgccttcGTGGTAAAGTTTGCAGCTGCCTGAACATGTCTCACACGGCACAAACCGAACATCTCCACAAGCCTCACATTCGTTACCAAAACCCGGTGAGCCATCTTCAACCATTTCACAGTCTTTTATCAGCTTTTCAAGTTCCCCATTTTCATTCAACTTCTTAATCTCCTCTACTCCGCCAAGATACTTGTTCCCCAAGAAAACTCTAGGCAGGGTTATTCCAACGCCGTTGTTGAATTTACCCTCCAAGAGCTTCTTCAGCTCATCTTTGAAACCCGAATGCATCGATACATCGCGCTCATCGATCCGAATTCCTAAGCTTTTCAGTATTATCCGGATATTGCAGCAGTCTTCATATGTTTTCCTTATACCTCTAAGGCTTGTGAAGTAAAGTACCACTCTTTCTTTACCTAAAGTCTTTCTTTTGAACCTTGAAACTATATCAGGTGGATCCAAATCATCAACTCTGCAACTGGACTTAACATTCTCATGAAACCTTGATTTAGGAAGATCAAAGGAAACAGCAacatcatgatcatgatcatgacTAGGTTGGATAcgaacaaaatcaaaggagAAGCTCCTCAAGTGATTCGGTGATCGTAAAGGACTAACATCTTCAAGACCTTCCATCAATTCCCATGTATTGATCGTCTCTGGCTCTCCAGGAGGCGTCACTATTGGAGTTTTAGCCACAATCTTAGGGATTTTCTCGTTTATCGTACTTGACCACACCTTAGCTTCGATAACCTTAGCTTGCAAATCcaaattcatcttctcttcatcGCCGTGAAGAAACCCATTACCGGAGATTAGCGTCTCCTCACCCATTTGGTCGGAAACGCGTTGCTTGTAAAAAGAGTCTTCCAAGTGTTTGTGAAAATGCCTGAGAGAAGAATCACAAAGACTAAGAGATCCGATTGTGGAGGAAGTGAGAGCCACCGTGTGATAACTATCGCCGGTGTGTTGTGCTGGATGATGAACGTGCATTGAATAGCTTCGTGGCACAATCACCGGCGATAATCCTCCTTTGCAATTACGGCAACGGTTTCGATTCTTCGAGCTCGCACAACCcattttaatcaaatcaaatcgaaaacagagcaaacaaacaaattaaaaaagttttgatttttgggaCGCAAGGATTAGATTTTAGACAAAAGGGTTTGCTAAATTCGATGAGATGTCATAAAAATTGGCGATATTTGTAAGAATAATAGCTGGAAAATTACGAAGATCTTGAAAAGAACGATAGAAAAAACCGACAGATCGTAAAAGAATAAAAGGAAGAGActttttaggttttgtttttggttttggtttggaccAATCtgcaaaacagagaagattcGTTGATCAATGACAGATAGAGAAATCGATGGAAATACATGAACGAAGAAAGAAACTAGAGAGAAGAACTAAAGAGGAATCTCCATGAtcatgatgatcatcatcttcatcgttGTCAGGTCCTACTTTCTTTCTAAAAAGTTgtatagagaaagagagagagatgggaaATTTTGTGCATTGAAAgagaatttaattttaaaatttgtaagatttttttttcctttctttaaaatataattttgactTCTCCTTGACGATGTCCTTTTCTAGAGTGTCCACACTCCGTAGAGATTTGGTGATGCCCAAACTCATAAGCTACTTGACTCTAACTAAAGTACACAACACAATGACAAATTTTCAGCTTACCAAGCTCATAGACAAGCAAGTCATCAGTCGTAGAATCTCAACGATTCGATTCCAGGCATGGGAGATGTTCGATTTGGTAAAACGATGGAGAGGTTTGAAACTagttaatctattttttttttaaaaacaacttaaaaaaaataaaaaaataatcagcTTCAAAAATAGTCATAGCAATCTTTTAAACAAGGTGCATTCATTGCACAAAATGTTCTTTTTGaacaaattttacattttattcgGAAAATGACTAATTGATTATCATAGCCAATCCTCACGACCATTTCATGATAGAATTTTGTATACAACTCACAATAAAGAACTACTCCTTTAAACAGAGCAATGCAAGTGAGAATAAAACCCAATAACTTGCATACTTAACCTGATTACCTGAAGAACTTACAAATTTagaataatagttttttttttttttcaaacgcTGACCATTATAACAAAACTTAGCATAAGCAAATGACAATTATTTAGATTaatagttaaaatataaagattttgatattatcttaaataaatGAGGAACTATATGTTTGCATCAGtagaaatttatttagtttatacCTAAATGAATAGAAAGattctttaaatttgttttagtacaattagttaagaaaatggagaatttgtttttttttttacaaaggGGAACTAAATTggcagaaacaaaaatagattataataatttgatgaaattaATACACACATTTGATTTTCTAGGAAAAACACAGATATTAAGGTAAACTttaaaatgacatttttaaccttttatttaattatgataattaatcttgatttattttattctaataaatttgaaaaaaaaagcaaagaataAATAAGGgtataatagaaaatataaagcTAATTATGCATAGAAATtaggaaaaaatcaaactttttgaaataattttttttctagaaaatcaaataaaaaagaactgaaaaaatattatatactcTAAAGAATAAATGCTAGTAAGGGACACACATGgatcaagattcaagacaTTGAGATTGGCCTAATAATTATTACTTCATGTGGGCTAAATGGCTGATTGGACCCTCCGCTCTAAGTTTTGATGACCCTTTCCATATCTGTCTCCATGTTCTTTTAATAATCTGT includes:
- the PRE1 gene encoding basic helix-loop-helix (bHLH) DNA-binding family protein (PACLOBUTRAZOL RESISTANCE1 (PRE1); FUNCTIONS IN: DNA binding, sequence-specific DNA binding transcription factor activity; INVOLVED IN: response to brassinosteroid stimulus, unidimensional cell growth, photomorphogenesis, regulation of timing of transition from vegetative to reproductive phase; EXPRESSED IN: 22 plant structures; EXPRESSED DURING: 14 growth stages; CONTAINS InterPro DOMAIN/s: Helix-loop-helix DNA-binding domain (InterPro:IPR001092); BEST Arabidopsis thaliana protein match is: basic helix-loop-helix (bHLH) DNA-binding family protein (TAIR:AT3G28857.1); Has 97 Blast hits to 97 proteins in 12 species: Archae - 0; Bacteria - 0; Metazoa - 0; Fungi - 0; Plants - 97; Viruses - 0; Other Eukaryotes - 0 (source: NCBI BLink).); the encoded protein is MSNRRSRQSSSAPRISDNQMIDLVSKLRQILPEIGQRRRSDKASASKVLQETCNYIRNLNREVDNLSERLSQLLESVDEDSPEAAVIRSLLM
- a CDS encoding Glutaredoxin family protein (Glutaredoxin family protein; FUNCTIONS IN: electron carrier activity, protein disulfide oxidoreductase activity; INVOLVED IN: N-terminal protein myristoylation, cell redox homeostasis; LOCATED IN: plasma membrane; CONTAINS InterPro DOMAIN/s: Thioredoxin fold (InterPro:IPR012335), Glutaredoxin (InterPro:IPR002109), Thioredoxin-like fold (InterPro:IPR012336); BEST Arabidopsis thaliana protein match is: Glutaredoxin family protein (TAIR:AT3G28850.1); Has 30201 Blast hits to 17322 proteins in 780 species: Archae - 12; Bacteria - 1396; Metazoa - 17338; Fungi - 3422; Plants - 5037; Viruses - 0; Other Eukaryotes - 2996 (source: NCBI BLink).), translated to MGCASSKNRNRCRNCKGGLSPVIVPRSYSMHVHHPAQHTGDSYHTVALTSSTIGSLSLCDSSLRHFHKHLEDSFYKQRVSDQMGEETLISGNGFLHGDEEKMNLDLQAKVIEAKVWSSTINEKIPKIVAKTPIVTPPGEPETINTWELMEGLEDVSPLRSPNHLRSFSFDFVRIQPSHDHDHDVAVSFDLPKSRFHENVKSSCRVDDLDPPDIVSRFKRKTLGKERVVLYFTSLRGIRKTYEDCCNIRIILKSLGIRIDERDVSMHSGFKDELKKLLEGKFNNGVGITLPRVFLGNKYLGGVEEIKKLNENGELEKLIKDCEMVEDGSPGFGNECEACGDVRFVPCETCSGSCKLYHEGEEEDEGVTEYGFQRCPYCNENGLIRCHVCCE